In Phlebotomus papatasi isolate M1 chromosome 1, Ppap_2.1, whole genome shotgun sequence, the following proteins share a genomic window:
- the LOC129809930 gene encoding neprilysin-4, with product MRSIEWRYSDSGSYGDGCKLGVNRSTGRLQWCPGSRCIRFLVLIPATLLSIILICVLLTHFDMSKTVSHSSHNIITINTNPQNRNQAAEAEESQKKCHVIRFRVHEALDIGENDLLKDIRTSFIPSESVIVPPKCLNEDEDANENEETSSEATESQETVEELDVTIDTKDNSQLISLYHRFKRNINDTLREAEQDLLSTDKEGNKTTEEQQVNVEDKVPVGDFSSFWQENRATPASIRESQAQTMKQYMDLSVEPCEDFYQYTCGNWEKMNPIPKDKSIYDTFEKLRESLDSVLKELLESPIGYPPAIEPTEPITPEPTILLDNVQDLDVKARRAEKRVNGNVGGRKRRHQYHYEHADVADDAEIKANQLYGSCMNHDLLVERGVAPLLELLDNLGGWPALNPLWNDSDFHWLNLTARLRVYNNDILIMEWVGPDIKNSDENIIQFDQTSLGLPTRDYFIHESNAVYLDAYREYMAKIIELLGANEESAEKTASEIVDFEILLAKITMPPEKRQNVSLLYRRINISDLMELIPGIDFQYYLTIVLERPVTENETVVMYAMDYMKQLVQLLSDTQPRTIANYLLWRFARHRTGNLDDRFQEAKQKFYFSLYGREQSPPRWKNCVTQVNTIMGMALGAMFVRKYFDENSKEDTLLMTQELQESFREIINETDWMDLPTKHLAEAKVDAMSLKIGYPDYILSRSELNAKYIDMKIDPHNYFENSLNVLKHLTRTEHSKLGQPVNKTAWNTAPAIVNAYYSRNKNQIMFPAGILQPPFYHKYFPRALNYGGIGVVIGHEVTHGFDDRGRLFDKNGNLHRWWSESAITNFQQRTNCLIDQYGNYTVSEVGIPVDGASTQGENIADNGGMKQAFRAYMKWLSRPEITAEEIKDETLPGFENYTNTQLFFINFAQVWCGAMRKAAVEVKLKTAVHSPGKFRVIGTVSNSEDFQKAFNCPPLSPMNPAQKCGVW from the exons ATGAGATCCATTGAGTGGAGATACAGTGACAGTGGTTCCTACGGTGATGGATGCAAATTGGGTGTAAACAGAAGTACTGGACGCCTTCAGTGGTGTCCAGGAAGCAGATGCATAAGATTTCTTGTTCTAATTCCCGCCACACTGCTTTCCATTATTCTAATCTGTGTCCTCTTGACTCACTTTGACATGTCCAAGACTGTTTCACATAGCTCTCACAACATAATCACCATCAACACAAATCCCCAGAATAGAAATCAGGCAGCAGAAGCTGAGGAATCCCAGAAGAAATGCCATGTAATCCGATTTAGAGTACATGAAGCTCTCGATATTGGAGAGAATGATCTGCTAAAAGACATTAGGACATCCTTTATTCCCTCAGAATCTGTGATTGTGCCCCCAAAATGTCTCAATGAGGATGAGGATGCAAATGAAAATGAGGAAACAAGTTCAGAAGCCACAGAAAGTCAAGAAACCGTTGAAGAACTCGATGTTACCATTGACACCAAAGACAATTCTCAATTAATTAGTTTGTACCACAGATTTAAGAGGAACATCAATGATACTCTCAGAGAAGCTGAACAGGATCTCCTGTCCACAGACAAGGAAGGGAATAAAACCACAGAAGAGCAGCAAGTCAATGTGGAAGATAAGGTTCCAGTGGGAGATTTTAGTTCCTTCTGGCAAGAAAATAGAGCGACTCCAGCTTCAATCCGGGAATCCCAAGCTCAGACAATGAAACAGTACATGGACCTAAGTGTTGAACCTTGTGAAGATTTTTACCAATATACCTGTGGGAATTGGGAAAAGATGAACCCTATTCCCAAAGACAAGTCTATTTATGACACCTTTGAAAAGCTCCGAGAGAGCTTAGATTCTGTCCTAAAAGAACTTTTGGAATCCCCAATTGGATATCCTCCAGCCATAGAACCTACCGAGCCAATCACTCCTGAACCCACGATCCTTCTCGATAATGTCCAGGATCTCGATGTCAAGGCAAGGAGGGCTGAGAAGAGAGTCAATGGGAATGTCGGTGGCCGCAAAAGGCGTCACCAATACCACTATGAACATGCAGATGTGGCAGATGATGCTGAAATCAAAGCCAACCAACTCTATGGATCCTGCATGAATCATGATCTGTTGGTAGAGAGAGGAGTTGCTCCTTTGTTAGAGCTCCTTGACAATTTAGGCGGTTGGCCAGCATTGAATCCCCTCTGGAATGACTCTGATTTCCATTGGCTAAATCTCACAGCTCGCTTGAGAGTCTACAACAATGACATCCTGATCATGGAGTGGGTAGGACCAGATATCAAGAACTCGGATGAAAATATCATCCAATTTGATCAAACCAGCCTGGGATTGCCGACAAGGGATTACTTTATCCATGAATCAAATGCTGTTTATTTGGATGCTTACAG AGAATACATGGCAAAGATTATAGAGCTTCTGGGAGCAAATGAAGAATCTGCAGAGAAAACAGCTTctgaaattgttgattttgaaATCCTTTTGGCAAAGATTACAATGCCACCAGAAAAGCGCCAAAATGTATCTCTCCTCTATCGCCGAATAAATATCTCAGATCTCATGGAACTAATACCCGGGATTGACTTCCAGTACTATCTGACCATTGTACTGGAACGACCAGTGACCGAGAATGAGACTGTGGTGATGTACGCAATGGATTACATGAAGCAACTGGTGCAACTTCTGAGCGACACTCAACCACGCACCATTGCCAATTATTTACTCTGGAGATTTGCCAGGCATCGCACAGGCAATTTGGATGATCGATTTCAAGAGGCCAAACAGAAATTCTACTTCTCCCTCTATGGCAGAGAACAGTCTCCCCCTCGATGGAAAAATTGTGTAACTCAGGTGAACACAATCATGGGCATGGCTTTGGGGGCCATGTTCGTGCGGAAGTACTTCGATGAGAACAGCAAGGAAGACACTCTCCTGATGACCCAGGAACTTCAAGAAAGCTTCAGGGAGATCATCAATGAGACAGACTGGATGGATTTGCCCACGAAGCACCTGGCAGAGGCCAAAGTGGATGCCATGTCCTTGAAAATTGGCTATCCAGATTACATTCTCTCACGCAGTGAACTCAATGCTAAATATATCGACATGAAAATAGATCCGcacaattattttgaaaattccctAAATGTTCTCAAGCATCTCACAAGGACAGAACACTCAAAATTGGGACAGCCGGTCAATAAAACAGCATGGAATACGGCGCCGGCCATCGTCAATGCGTACTACAGTCGAAATAAGAATCAAATAATGTTTCCGGCGGGTATTCTTCAGCCACCATTCTACCACAAATACTTTCCACGTGCTCTCAATTACGGCGGAATCGGCGTAGTTATCGGTCACGAGGTCACCCATGGCTTTGACGATCGAGGTCGCTTGTTTGATAAGAACGGAAATCTTCACAG GTGGTGGAGTGAATCAGCAATAACCAACTTTCAGCAAAGGACAAATTGTCTGATTGATCAGTATGGGAACTATACAGTGTCTGAAGTGGGTATTCCAGTGGATGGGGCGAGTACTCAGGGGGAGAATATTGCAGACAATGGTGGCATGAAGCAGGCTTTCAGAGCTTACATGAAGTGGCTCTCAAGACCAGAAATTACTGCTGAAGAGATAAAAGATGAGACACTGCCAGGATTTGAAAATTATACAAACACTCAactatttttcatcaattttgcacAG gTTTGGTGTGGAGCAATGCGAAAAGCCGCCGTTGAAGTTAAGCTGAAAACAGCCGTTCACAGTCCCGGAAAATTCCGTGTTATCGGTACAGTATCGAATTCTGAAGATTTCCAAAAAGCCTTCAATTGCCCACCATTATCACCAATGAATCCTGCCCAGAAGTGCGGTGTCTGGTGA